In the Streptomyces coeruleoprunus genome, GTGCCGCAGCTGCTGGACGGGGCGCGGTACGCGGTGTCGGAAGGGTCGGTGGAACGCGTATGACCACACCTCCACAGCACACACCTCCCCAGCAGCCTCCCGCGGCGCCGGAGCCGTCCGGTGTGGACCTGGCACGGGTCGCGCTGCGTGCGGCGAAGGAGCAGGCCAAGGCCCGCGGTGCGGCCGCGCAGCAGAAGAAGCAGGCGCGGCGGGGCGGCGGCCTGCGCTCCGGTGCGCGCGCGGACGGGCGCGATCCGCTGCCGCTGGGCGCCGCGATCAACCGGCTGATCACCGAGCGCGGGTGGGAGACGCCCGCGGCGGTGGGCGGGGTCATGGGGCGCTGGCCGCAGATCGTGGGCGAGGACCTGGCGAAGCACTGTGTGCCGCTGCGGTACGACGAGGACCCGCAGGAGCGGGTGCTGACCGTGCAGTGCGACTCCACCGCGTGGGCCACGCAGCTGCGGCTGCTGGCGCCGCGGCTGGTGGCGCGACTGAACGAGGACCTGGGGCACGGGACCGTGCGGGCGATCAAGGTGTTGGGGCCCGGTGGTGCGGGGCGGCGCGGGTACGGGCCGCTGCGGGCGCCCGGTAGTACGGGTCCGGGCGACACGTACGGCTGATGCCTGGGCCGGGGTTCCGTCCCGGTCCTGCCCTTTCCGCAACCCGGGGCGCTGCCCCCGGACCCCCGAAGCCGCCGTGCGGTCCCGCTGTGCGTCCGCCCCTTTCCACAGGCGCTGTGAACGATCTTGGTGACCCCTGCGTACCCCCGGGACGGAACGTGGTTTCTGAGGCGGTGCTCACTGTTGCGGGCGGTTGACAGTCGGAAGCGCTGGGTGCCCGTGTGAGCCTCTTGGAGCCCCTTCCCGGATATGGGGAGTCGGTCGGCGCCCGTTGAGGGCGCCACATGCGGACTCAGGTACCGGCAAACCCCCATGAGTGTCAGCGCTACCGGTAGACTGGTAAGTAATCCCGCCCACTGCGGAACATGTCGAACGACACAGCCACCTCCGGACGTCCGGAGCGGTGGTTGTGCTGTGCCAGAAAGGGCGCTTCGTGGCCGATTCCGGCAACCCCAACGAGAACATCCCGTCCACTGCGGCCGGCGAGGCCGGCGACGCCGCCCCCCAGGCCGCTTCGTCGTACGACGCCAGCGCGATCACCGTCCTCGAGGGTCTGGACGCGGTCCGCAAGCGGCCTGGCATGTACATCGGCTCGACCGGTGAGCGTGGACTTCACCACCTCGTGCAAGAGGTCGTCGACAACTCCGTCGACGAGGCCATGGCCGGGCACGCGGACACGATCGACGTGACCATCCTCGCCGACGGTGGCGTCAGGGTGGTGGACAACGGACGAGGCATCCCCGTCGACATCCACCCCGTCGAGAAGAAGCCGGCCGTCGAGGTCGTGCTCACCGTGCTGCACGCGGGCGGCAAGTTCGGAGGCGGCGGCTACGCCGTCTCCGGTGGTCTGCACGGCGTCGGCGTCTCCGTCGTCAACGCCCTGTCGACCCGTGTCTCCGTCGAGATCAAGCGCGACGGGTACCGCTGGACCCAGGACTACAAGCTGGGCGTGCCCACCGCCCCGCTCGCCAAGCACGAGACGGTCGAGGACTCCGGTACGTCCGTGACGTTCTGGGCGGACTCGGACATCTTCGAGACGACCGAGTACTCCTTCGAGACGCTCTCGCGCCGCTTCCAGGAGATGGCCTTCCTCAACAAGGGCCTGCGGATCTCCCTGACCGACGAGCGCGAGTCCGCGAAGGCGACCATGAACGCCGACGACCCCGACGCCGCGGAGACCGCGGAGGAGGCGCCGGCGCGCACCGTCACGTACCACTACGAGGGCGGCATCGTCGACTTCG is a window encoding:
- a CDS encoding DUF721 domain-containing protein, with product MTTPPQHTPPQQPPAAPEPSGVDLARVALRAAKEQAKARGAAAQQKKQARRGGGLRSGARADGRDPLPLGAAINRLITERGWETPAAVGGVMGRWPQIVGEDLAKHCVPLRYDEDPQERVLTVQCDSTAWATQLRLLAPRLVARLNEDLGHGTVRAIKVLGPGGAGRRGYGPLRAPGSTGPGDTYG